Proteins found in one Nostoc sp. NIES-3756 genomic segment:
- a CDS encoding glycosyl transferase: MKRPILYIAITNHGFGHATRTASVAATIQKLYPEVLLIMVTTAPRWLLECYIEGDFIHRQRAFDLGVIQSDSLNMDKEATLAKLREIKKQQNSLISSEVNFIRQNRVDLIFADIPFLAPLFAKAAGIPCWMMSNFGWDFIYRDWGGEFVAIADWISECYSECDRLFRLPFHEPLSAFPNITDVGLTGGSPRYSDEELRSTWGITAPKDKTILLTFGGLGLQQIPYDNLKNFPDWQFIIFDKSAPDLPNLIKITDRKYRPVDFMPICGRVISKPGYGTFSEATLLDTPLVTIPRDDFAEAAFLLQGIVNYNSHQILTPEEFFDGNWDFLSQPVQPPKETQPIAKDGNVAIAKSIINYFQLNI; encoded by the coding sequence ATGAAACGCCCCATCTTATACATAGCCATCACCAACCACGGCTTCGGTCATGCTACCCGCACCGCCTCAGTCGCCGCCACAATTCAAAAGTTATATCCAGAAGTGCTGTTAATTATGGTGACTACCGCGCCTCGGTGGTTGCTGGAATGCTATATAGAAGGTGATTTTATCCATCGTCAACGCGCTTTTGATTTGGGTGTAATTCAGTCAGATAGTTTGAATATGGATAAGGAAGCAACTTTGGCGAAATTGCGGGAAATTAAAAAGCAGCAAAATTCCCTCATTTCTTCTGAAGTCAACTTCATCCGCCAAAATCGCGTGGATTTAATATTTGCTGATATTCCCTTTCTCGCACCATTATTTGCCAAAGCCGCAGGTATTCCTTGCTGGATGATGAGTAATTTTGGCTGGGATTTTATCTATCGTGACTGGGGAGGGGAATTTGTAGCTATTGCTGATTGGATTAGCGAGTGTTATTCTGAGTGCGATCGCCTGTTTCGTCTCCCCTTCCACGAACCGTTATCAGCTTTCCCCAATATCACAGATGTGGGTTTAACTGGTGGTTCTCCCCGTTACTCAGATGAAGAACTCCGTTCTACTTGGGGTATCACCGCACCCAAGGATAAAACTATCCTCCTCACTTTTGGCGGTTTAGGTTTACAACAAATTCCCTACGACAACCTCAAAAATTTTCCCGATTGGCAATTCATTATCTTTGATAAATCAGCCCCAGATTTACCTAATTTAATCAAAATTACAGATCGTAAATATCGTCCAGTCGATTTTATGCCAATTTGCGGACGAGTTATTTCCAAACCCGGTTACGGTACGTTTTCCGAAGCCACCCTACTAGATACACCGCTTGTCACTATCCCCCGTGATGATTTTGCGGAGGCTGCTTTCTTACTACAGGGAATAGTTAATTATAATTCTCATCAAATTTTGACTCCTGAAGAATTTTTTGATGGTAACTGGGATTTCCTCTCTCAACCAGTGCAACCACCAAAAGAAACACAGCCAATTGCTAAGGATGGAAATGTAGCGATCGCAAAATCTATTATTAACTATTTTCAATTAAATATTTAG
- a CDS encoding glycosyltransferase — protein MRIAIIALGSQGDVQPYVALGKGLKAAGHFVRLLSHENFAGLVNSHGLEFCPMYGNVREIVESPEMRKLLEKGNILAINSYTTKETQRAAINWAQTGLMACQDIDLLLAGVGGLYLGLALAEKLGLPLLHAYVFPFTPTKTFPGVLFPQSLARFGSIVNWLSHHVVRQILWQGSRKGDTLARKQVLNLPAAPFFGTHESTRYPTLYGFSPSVIPQPPDWQNAHVTGYWFLDAPYNWTPPSSLIEFLHGGKPPVYIGFGSMGMRNPEETADLILQALEQTKQRAIMLSGWGGLRKENLPDNVYLIDSVPHSWLFPQVAAVVHHGGAGTTAAGLRAGVPTVIIPFFGDQEFWGQRVAALGVGTEPIPHKQLTPEKLAQAIQKAITDQTMRQRAHTLGQQIRSEDGIANAVAVVEEVEKSLFS, from the coding sequence ATGCGTATCGCTATCATTGCTTTGGGCAGTCAAGGAGATGTTCAACCTTATGTTGCTTTAGGGAAGGGCTTAAAAGCTGCGGGTCATTTTGTCCGTTTATTAAGCCATGAGAATTTTGCCGGACTAGTCAATTCCCACGGTTTAGAGTTTTGTCCGATGTATGGCAATGTGCGAGAAATAGTTGAATCTCCAGAAATGCGGAAGCTTTTGGAGAAAGGAAATATTTTAGCAATTAACTCCTACACGACAAAAGAAACCCAGCGTGCAGCGATTAATTGGGCGCAAACAGGTTTAATGGCTTGTCAAGACATAGATTTATTGCTGGCTGGTGTTGGTGGGCTATACCTTGGTTTGGCATTGGCTGAGAAGTTGGGTCTGCCATTGCTACATGCCTATGTCTTTCCCTTTACCCCAACCAAAACATTTCCGGGTGTTCTCTTTCCCCAGTCCCTAGCCAGATTCGGCAGTATTGTGAATTGGCTGTCCCATCATGTGGTGAGACAAATTCTGTGGCAAGGTTCTCGCAAAGGGGATACATTAGCTCGCAAGCAGGTTCTTAACTTGCCAGCCGCCCCATTTTTTGGGACTCATGAGTCTACCCGCTATCCGACACTCTACGGTTTTAGCCCCTCCGTCATTCCCCAACCACCAGATTGGCAGAATGCTCATGTCACAGGCTACTGGTTTTTAGATGCCCCCTATAATTGGACTCCACCCTCAAGCTTGATAGAGTTTCTGCACGGGGGTAAACCTCCTGTGTATATCGGATTTGGTAGTATGGGTATGCGTAATCCAGAAGAAACGGCTGATTTAATCTTGCAAGCTCTAGAACAAACCAAACAACGAGCCATCATGCTTTCCGGTTGGGGTGGCTTACGCAAAGAAAATTTGCCAGATAACGTCTACTTAATAGACTCCGTTCCCCATTCATGGTTATTTCCTCAAGTCGCGGCTGTTGTGCATCATGGCGGCGCGGGTACAACAGCCGCAGGACTCAGAGCCGGAGTTCCTACAGTGATTATTCCCTTTTTTGGCGATCAGGAATTTTGGGGGCAACGAGTAGCAGCACTAGGCGTTGGAACTGAACCAATTCCCCATAAACAACTAACGCCAGAAAAACTGGCGCAAGCCATCCAAAAGGCTATAACCGACCAAACAATGCGCCAACGTGCGCACACCTTGGGGCAACAAATCCGCAGCGAAGACGGCATCGCCAACGCTGTTGCTGTTGTGGAAGAAGTTGAAAAATCTCTGTTCAGTTGA
- a CDS encoding orange carotenoid protein N-terminal domain-containing protein produces the protein MTYATDERTQKAIDLFRNFDVDTQLALLWFGYLDIKEQLQGETNQPSVQDTAAALYDQIRALPKEQQLQAQRDLASGASTDISRAYTALHSSPKIDLWLRLSRGMENGEIIQVPSDYKLPQQTNSFVDTVKGFNFQQRIDFIRSIVLEMGAK, from the coding sequence ATGACTTACGCTACCGATGAACGCACCCAAAAAGCCATAGACCTGTTTCGCAACTTTGATGTTGATACACAGTTAGCTTTACTGTGGTTTGGCTATCTTGACATTAAAGAGCAGCTACAAGGAGAAACAAATCAACCTTCTGTACAAGATACGGCTGCCGCTTTATACGATCAGATCCGCGCTTTACCAAAAGAGCAACAATTACAAGCTCAACGTGATCTCGCCAGTGGCGCAAGCACCGATATTAGCCGTGCTTACACTGCCTTGCATTCTAGCCCCAAAATTGACTTGTGGTTGAGATTGTCACGGGGTATGGAAAATGGCGAAATTATCCAAGTGCCTTCTGACTATAAACTACCACAACAAACCAACAGCTTTGTTGATACCGTTAAAGGCTTCAACTTTCAACAACGCATAGACTTCATCCGCAGCATCGTTTTAGAAATGGGCGCAAAATAG
- a CDS encoding Nif3-like dinuclear metal center hexameric protein encodes MKIAELITWFESWANPAWCESWDNCGWQIEPGILEDEAKVLVCLTPTLAVMEEAIALHANLIFAHHPLIFNPPKSLCRGEAIADMVRLAFTHNIGVYTAHTNFDQVEDGTADVLAQILQLKDVTPIVPTQNGLGYGRVGLLEPFLTLQELLTVIQKRLSPPDLIFSPNANLQQVISKVAVLGGSGASFISAVVKTGAQAYLTSDCKFHQFQESRDLGLILIDAGHYATERPACDRLVEKFRSLNIDLVQLSNHDEDFRQFFQSGN; translated from the coding sequence ATGAAAATTGCTGAGTTAATTACTTGGTTTGAATCTTGGGCAAATCCAGCTTGGTGTGAAAGTTGGGATAATTGCGGCTGGCAAATTGAACCAGGGATATTAGAAGATGAGGCTAAGGTTTTAGTTTGCCTTACACCAACTTTAGCGGTAATGGAAGAAGCGATCGCTCTCCATGCTAATCTAATTTTTGCCCATCATCCCTTAATTTTCAATCCGCCCAAATCCCTGTGCCGTGGTGAAGCGATCGCGGACATGGTAAGGTTAGCATTTACCCATAACATCGGTGTGTACACAGCCCACACCAACTTCGATCAAGTAGAGGATGGTACGGCTGACGTTCTAGCCCAAATTCTGCAACTAAAAGATGTTACCCCCATCGTCCCGACGCAAAACGGACTAGGTTATGGGCGTGTGGGGTTGCTAGAACCATTTTTAACCTTACAAGAACTACTGACAGTAATTCAAAAGCGTCTATCCCCTCCCGATTTAATCTTTTCCCCCAATGCCAATTTACAGCAGGTAATTTCTAAAGTGGCGGTGTTGGGTGGTTCGGGAGCAAGTTTTATTTCGGCAGTAGTTAAAACTGGCGCACAGGCTTACCTCACCTCTGACTGCAAATTCCATCAGTTCCAAGAAAGCCGCGATCTCGGTTTGATTCTCATCGATGCCGGACATTATGCCACCGAACGCCCAGCGTGCGATCGCTTGGTAGAAAAATTTCGTTCTTTAAATATAGATTTGGTACAATTAAGTAATCACGATGAGGATTTCCGTCAGTTTTTTCAAAGTGGTAATTAA
- a CDS encoding DUF6679 family protein: MLHRKIYQLCCDGREVCVFLRDQQRWIERARIIDIEGDLVTLRYETDEEDEVCSWEEMVRLESIGAVTQKLASVSRGNIEPLMTEDCPEAERIRNHYPDSNPE, from the coding sequence ATGCTACACCGCAAGATTTATCAACTGTGTTGCGATGGGCGGGAGGTATGTGTATTCTTGCGGGACCAGCAACGCTGGATAGAACGCGCCCGCATCATAGATATAGAGGGAGATTTAGTAACCCTGCGCTATGAAACCGACGAAGAAGACGAAGTTTGCTCTTGGGAAGAGATGGTTCGTCTCGAAAGCATCGGTGCTGTTACCCAAAAATTAGCTTCAGTCTCTCGCGGTAATATCGAACCCCTCATGACTGAAGATTGTCCCGAAGCCGAGCGTATTCGTAACCATTACCCAGATTCTAATCCTGAATAA
- a CDS encoding secondary thiamine-phosphate synthase enzyme YjbQ, whose amino-acid sequence MAHYQKLLRVSTNGKSFHNITSKIESIVAESGVETGLCTLFLRHTSASLVIQENADPDVLVDLANYMAKLVPESGKYIHDAEGADDMPAHIRTALTHTSENIPINSGHLVLGTWQGIYIWEHRQRNHIRELVVHISQ is encoded by the coding sequence ATGGCACATTACCAAAAACTCCTCAGAGTTTCTACTAACGGCAAATCGTTCCACAATATTACCTCTAAAATCGAGTCTATAGTTGCAGAATCCGGTGTAGAAACTGGGCTTTGTACTTTATTTTTACGTCACACCTCTGCTAGTTTAGTGATTCAAGAAAACGCCGACCCTGATGTACTTGTAGATTTAGCAAATTATATGGCTAAACTTGTGCCAGAATCAGGGAAATATATCCATGATGCTGAAGGTGCTGATGATATGCCAGCGCATATTCGTACTGCTTTGACCCACACTTCGGAAAATATACCTATTAATAGCGGTCACTTAGTATTAGGAACTTGGCAGGGAATATATATTTGGGAACATCGCCAACGCAATCATATCAGGGAATTAGTTGTGCATATTTCCCAATAG
- a CDS encoding TetR/AcrR family transcriptional regulator, giving the protein MKSSRRASIGLEKREKTRTSLIDAAYRVFARKEAEAVTIDDIIAEAGVARGTFYNYFQTREDVLKAVAASLSDEMNQKIWAQSVAIADPAERMAIAIRQFLHHAIQDATWGWFIVRMGLVAAPLSETIERGVMTDLEAGIQLKRFQVDSVPAAIDLILGTSLMAMRSILEGHTQPNHPEQIAKIILKTLGVPATDAHAIAFKFLEPI; this is encoded by the coding sequence ATGAAATCATCTCGTCGAGCATCCATTGGTTTAGAAAAGCGGGAAAAGACGCGAACAAGTTTGATTGATGCTGCCTATCGAGTATTTGCACGAAAAGAAGCAGAAGCTGTCACAATTGACGACATCATTGCCGAAGCAGGTGTTGCTAGGGGTACGTTTTATAACTATTTTCAAACCCGCGAGGATGTGTTGAAGGCAGTGGCAGCATCTTTAAGCGATGAAATGAATCAAAAGATTTGGGCGCAGTCTGTGGCGATCGCAGATCCGGCTGAACGCATGGCGATCGCTATTCGTCAATTTCTCCATCACGCAATTCAAGATGCAACTTGGGGCTGGTTCATCGTGCGTATGGGATTAGTAGCCGCACCCTTAAGCGAAACAATTGAAAGAGGCGTAATGACTGACTTAGAGGCGGGTATCCAACTCAAACGTTTTCAGGTGGACAGTGTACCAGCCGCAATTGATTTAATTTTAGGAACCAGTTTAATGGCAATGCGTAGCATTCTCGAAGGACACACCCAGCCAAATCACCCTGAACAAATCGCCAAAATCATCCTCAAAACCCTGGGGGTTCCTGCGACTGATGCCCATGCGATCGCCTTCAAATTTTTAGAGCCAATATAG
- a CDS encoding MBL fold metallo-hydrolase: MRDNLSAYSSIDTGEATTELECFPYSVQHHDEGVCLLVRMGPHRILLDCGLADISSLQKPLTPSTRRATPPLPADLVLVTHAHPDHARGLLALHQAFPSLPIYGSEVTSKLLPLNWLDHKPEEIPQFCHALPLRSPVELQDGLVAEIFPAGHLPGAVAILLTYTNEQRSYKLLYTGDFFLSNSRLVEGLRLEELRGIDLNVLIIEGTYGTSRHPHRRNQENQLAERINRAIGDRHSVILPTPALGLGQELLMLLRSHHHFTGRDLDIWVDGAVAVGCDAYLELLPHLPASVQNFARHQPLFWDERVRPRVRRLQPENRATVGKSPCIILTDSTADLEQYCQVETGPWLILLPEKIDIKVNQKYSAPTTIESYLLAQHSDGPGTTQLIHNLRPQHVVFVHGSPAYLADLTCLEELQNRYHVHSPAAETRVELLIGETFVQPAAPETNYEGELTELGTVITITIPEAITADPRWRQFADTGLIEARWQGEELVLRGLTQRELLNQNSDRNISPTIDCCGTCRHQRGQRCWNPASPLYNFRVTLEGYCPAFERLVE; this comes from the coding sequence ATGAGGGATAATTTGTCAGCATACTCGAGTATCGATACAGGGGAAGCAACAACAGAACTAGAATGTTTTCCCTACAGTGTCCAGCACCATGATGAAGGTGTGTGTTTACTAGTGCGGATGGGGCCGCACCGCATCCTGTTAGATTGTGGTTTGGCAGATATTTCATCCCTACAAAAGCCTTTAACTCCATCCACAAGACGGGCTACTCCCCCTTTACCAGCTGATTTAGTCTTAGTTACCCATGCCCACCCAGACCATGCTAGGGGTTTGTTGGCATTACATCAAGCTTTCCCTAGTTTACCTATATATGGTAGTGAAGTAACCAGCAAGTTGCTACCTCTGAATTGGTTAGACCACAAGCCCGAAGAAATCCCCCAGTTTTGTCACGCTTTGCCATTGCGATCGCCTGTAGAACTGCAAGATGGGTTAGTTGCCGAAATCTTCCCAGCCGGACACTTACCGGGCGCAGTGGCGATTCTGCTTACCTATACCAACGAGCAGCGCTCTTACAAGTTACTATACACAGGCGATTTCTTCCTATCCAACTCCCGCCTAGTAGAAGGTTTGCGCTTAGAAGAACTGCGGGGTATAGATTTGAATGTGTTGATTATCGAAGGGACTTACGGCACATCCCGCCACCCCCACCGCCGCAATCAAGAAAACCAACTAGCCGAGAGAATAAATCGGGCAATAGGCGATCGCCACTCTGTCATCCTCCCCACCCCCGCCTTAGGCTTAGGACAAGAACTGTTAATGTTGCTGCGTTCTCATCACCATTTCACTGGTAGGGATTTAGATATTTGGGTAGATGGGGCTGTTGCTGTTGGCTGTGATGCTTACTTGGAACTTTTACCCCACCTCCCAGCATCGGTGCAGAACTTCGCCCGTCATCAACCCCTATTTTGGGATGAGCGGGTGCGTCCCCGTGTGCGCCGTTTGCAGCCAGAAAACCGCGCTACAGTAGGCAAATCGCCGTGTATTATCCTTACAGATTCCACAGCAGATTTAGAGCAGTATTGCCAAGTAGAAACCGGGCCTTGGCTGATTTTATTGCCAGAAAAAATTGATATCAAAGTTAATCAGAAATACTCAGCCCCCACCACTATAGAAAGTTATCTGCTAGCTCAACATAGCGACGGGCCAGGGACTACCCAATTAATTCATAACCTACGTCCCCAGCACGTCGTCTTCGTCCACGGTTCCCCCGCCTACCTAGCTGATTTAACCTGCTTAGAGGAGTTGCAGAACCGTTATCACGTCCATTCACCAGCAGCTGAGACTAGAGTAGAACTACTGATTGGGGAAACGTTCGTCCAACCAGCCGCACCAGAAACTAATTATGAAGGTGAATTAACAGAGTTAGGCACAGTTATTACCATCACCATTCCCGAAGCCATCACAGCCGATCCCCGGTGGCGACAGTTTGCCGACACTGGTTTAATTGAAGCGCGTTGGCAAGGAGAAGAACTGGTACTGCGGGGATTAACCCAAAGAGAACTACTCAATCAAAATAGCGATCGCAACATCTCTCCCACTATTGACTGCTGCGGCACTTGTCGCCACCAACGCGGACAACGCTGTTGGAATCCCGCATCTCCTTTATATAACTTCAGGGTGACATTAGAAGGTTATTGTCCTGCTTTTGAGCGGTTAGTGGAATAG